A stretch of DNA from Ferrimicrobium acidiphilum DSM 19497:
AGGGTAGATTCGTAGCTACCATGAGCGAGGAGGACTCCTCTCGATCGGTGATCACCTGAAAGAGAAGCTCTGCTCCGCGACGATCTAGATGGAGGTAACCGAGCTCATCGATTGCCAATACGTCATAACGGGCGTAGCGTTCAAGCAGTCGGCTCAGCCTCCTCTCGTCTTCTGCCTCAGCTAACTCGTTGACCAGGGCACTCGCATTGACGTAGCGCACCCGTCTCCCTATACCCGCAAGGGCGATAAGGGTTCCAATAAGGAGATGGGTCTTTCCTGTTCCTGGTCCACCGATAAGTACGACAGAGGTAGCACTCTCTACGAAGTCGCCACGCGCAAGCCAAGCAAGGGTGTCTTGGCTCATCGTCGAGGAGCCGAGGTCGAACTGCGCCAAGAGCTTGGTGCGGGGAACCTTTGCCTCAGCCAAGAGACGAGCCGATCGTCTGGTCTCACGGAGCGATATCTCAACGCTTAACAGCTCTCCAAGCAGGTGAGCATGACTCCAGTTCTCGCGCCTAGCGGCCTCGAGGTATTCAACATAGTGGGCCCGAATGCCTGGTAGGCGGAGTTCGATTGCTCCCTGGTCGATGAGGACGAGATCTTGGGTATCGGTCATGGACGGGCCTCAAGCAGTGCCCCATAGCGGGCAAGATCGACCGTTGGTGCGACAACCTCTGGGACATCGTCTAAAGGCATAGGGGTTGACTCAAGCGAGGACCGTGCCGCAATCTCGACGAAGTCAGCCTTGAACGTATGCATGACAAGGGCTCGGCTGAGCCCAGCCGCGATAGCCGCTTTGGACAGTCTCCTCGCAAGTAAGAGCACGCCAACCATTTCGGAGATACCCTTGCTCTCTCCATAGAGCCGGGTAGCCCCAGCGAGGAACTCCTCGTGGTCCCTACTGAACGCTCCGCTCTTCTTTGCCTGGTCAAGGGGTACCGACCGAGGGAACGCTCCAGGCTTTCTGGTGAAGGCCTCAAGGTAATGATCCAGTACGAGAATAGAGTCTCCTCGATGAGTGAGACGTCCATGTGTCGCCACCTGCTTGTCTCGATAGGAGATGCTCACCTCATTAGCCGAGAGGGCTATCTGGACGCTTCTGCCAATGAGCGAGACCGGAACCGAGTAGAACGCCTGTCTCACACATACTCTGGACTTGGCATCGACCTTGGCAAAGAG
This window harbors:
- the istB gene encoding IS21-like element helper ATPase IstB — translated: MTDTQDLVLIDQGAIELRLPGIRAHYVEYLEAARRENWSHAHLLGELLSVEISLRETRRSARLLAEAKVPRTKLLAQFDLGSSTMSQDTLAWLARGDFVESATSVVLIGGPGTGKTHLLIGTLIALAGIGRRVRYVNASALVNELAEAEDERRLSRLLERYARYDVLAIDELGYLHLDRRGAELLFQVITDREESSSLMVATNLPFGEWASIFTDARLAAAVVDRITYRSKIIETGIESYRLRSTTNAT
- a CDS encoding Mu transposase domain-containing protein, translating into MPKGATLAEINDKLHQRVDADDASRHVAYRKETVEAAFLEERKALKPLMAESFGSAKILFAKVDAKSRVCVRQAFYSVPVSLIGRSVQIALSANEVSISYRDKQVATHGRLTHRGDSILVLDHYLEAFTRKPGAFPRSVPLDQAKKSGAFSRDHEEFLAGATRLYGESKGISEMVGVLLLARRLSKAAIAAGLSRALVMHTFKADFVEIAARSSLESTPMPLDDVPEVVAPTVDLARYGALLEARP